Proteins encoded by one window of Ruminococcaceae bacterium R-25:
- a CDS encoding ubiquinone/menaquinone biosynthesis C-methylase UbiE — protein sequence MEDIKNVFDFYNSGAEIGRLERGLGVIEFYRSKEIISSYLTGEGLTICDVGGGIGRYSGWLAEQGHKVTLIELAPVAVEYAEKEMTTPYVAKVGDARALKIPSDSCDVVLLMGPLYHLMNLSDRMTAILEAYRILKPGGLLFAAGISKFSSATWALSVYGNGVDFIDDDVYMDMLKREMSTGEHIRPETYPRIIADAYFHTPEGLCSELADGGFSVVGKHAVEGCIWFTPELNNKWEDPDRRARLLEILHASETDDSMMGISPHFLIVGKK from the coding sequence ATGGAAGACATTAAGAATGTATTTGATTTTTATAACAGCGGTGCTGAGATCGGACGTCTCGAAAGAGGTCTCGGAGTAATAGAGTTTTACAGGTCAAAAGAGATTATTTCATCGTATCTTACAGGCGAAGGTCTGACCATCTGCGATGTTGGCGGCGGCATCGGCCGCTATTCCGGGTGGCTCGCTGAACAGGGTCATAAAGTTACCCTGATAGAACTCGCTCCTGTTGCAGTCGAATACGCGGAAAAGGAAATGACGACACCTTATGTTGCAAAAGTAGGTGATGCGAGGGCTTTGAAAATACCTTCTGATTCCTGTGATGTGGTCCTTCTCATGGGACCTCTCTATCACCTGATGAATCTGTCTGACAGGATGACTGCAATCCTAGAAGCTTACCGCATTTTAAAGCCCGGTGGACTTTTATTTGCTGCAGGCATCTCCAAATTCAGTTCTGCCACATGGGCATTATCCGTCTATGGAAACGGTGTCGATTTTATCGATGACGATGTCTATATGGATATGCTGAAGCGCGAAATGTCTACGGGCGAGCACATCCGTCCTGAAACTTATCCCAGGATAATCGCAGACGCATACTTCCACACACCGGAAGGACTCTGTTCAGAACTTGCAGACGGCGGCTTTTCTGTTGTTGGCAAGCACGCCGTAGAAGGATGTATCTGGTTTACTCCTGAGCTCAACAACAAGTGGGAAGATCCCGACAGACGCGCGAGACTTCTTGAGATCCTGCACGCATCTGAGACTGATGATTCGATGATGGGTATCAGTCCGCATTTCCTGATCGTAGGGAAAAAGTGA
- a CDS encoding putative aldo/keto reductase-like oxidoreductase, with the protein MRNYTLGRTGITVPQNAFGALPIQRISHEDAVKLLRKAYDGGMRFFDTARAYSDSEEKVGLAFEGMRDKVYISSKTQATTKEKFWSDLETSLKLLKTDYLDIYQLHCVARCYGEGDDLYECLKEAKKQGKIRHIGITAHKIGVAEDIIKSGLYETLQFPFSYLASERDIALVNNCAKAGMGFIAMKGLSGGLLTNSEACMAFMSEYEALPIWGIQRESELDEWLSFFGREITMTDEIRNFIENDRKELLGEFCRGCGYCMPCTVDITINQCARMSQMIRRAPSENWLTEHWQNEMLKIENCIDCGICKTRCPYELDIPNLLKKNLKDYKEILAGKEV; encoded by the coding sequence TACACTTTAGGCCGGACCGGCATTACCGTTCCGCAAAATGCTTTCGGAGCGCTTCCTATCCAGAGGATCAGCCACGAAGATGCTGTTAAGTTATTGCGCAAAGCTTACGACGGCGGCATGAGATTTTTCGATACCGCGAGAGCATATTCCGACAGTGAAGAAAAGGTCGGATTGGCTTTCGAAGGCATGAGAGATAAGGTGTATATCTCATCGAAAACCCAGGCCACCACTAAAGAGAAATTCTGGTCAGATCTGGAGACCTCGTTAAAGCTTCTTAAGACAGATTATCTGGACATCTATCAGCTTCACTGCGTTGCAAGATGCTACGGTGAGGGCGACGATCTCTACGAGTGTCTGAAGGAAGCTAAAAAGCAGGGAAAGATAAGACATATCGGAATCACTGCGCACAAGATCGGTGTCGCTGAAGACATCATTAAAAGCGGTCTTTATGAGACTCTTCAGTTCCCGTTCTCATACTTGGCTTCAGAAAGAGACATTGCTCTCGTCAATAACTGCGCCAAGGCGGGCATGGGATTCATCGCAATGAAGGGCCTGTCAGGCGGCCTTCTTACCAACTCCGAAGCATGCATGGCATTCATGAGCGAATATGAAGCACTTCCTATCTGGGGCATTCAGAGAGAGTCTGAACTGGATGAATGGCTCAGCTTTTTCGGGCGCGAAATAACCATGACAGATGAGATAAGAAACTTCATCGAAAACGACAGAAAAGAACTCCTGGGCGAGTTCTGCAGAGGGTGCGGCTACTGCATGCCGTGCACGGTCGACATTACGATAAACCAGTGCGCGAGAATGAGCCAGATGATCAGGCGCGCGCCGTCCGAGAACTGGCTTACGGAACACTGGCAGAATGAGATGTTGAAGATCGAGAACTGCATCGACTGCGGCATATGCAAGACCAGATGTCCCTATGAACTCGACATACCGAATCTCCTGAAGAAAAACCTGAAAGATTATAAAGAGATACTTGCTGGAAAAGAAGTATAA
- a CDS encoding triacylglycerol lipase, protein MNNDCSLKYPLLMVHGMGFRDRKHLCYWGRIPKTLESHGANVFFGHQDAVGSVEGNADIIAKSLDEVLRITGAPKVNILAHSKGGLESRYLFNHGYSDKIASITTIDTPHHGSKTVDFLMKAPKWMVQAAAKGNDLWMWILGDRHPDSMACFDILTTKTAEQFNIDNPTPGNILCQSYGFKVKGSFSDSVFCLTYPLVRKFDGDNDGMVSTASMRWADFKGVRTSTTHRGISHADVVDMRRMRFTKKSPSADDEVSDIVPFYVEVVKGLKEKGY, encoded by the coding sequence ATGAATAACGATTGCAGTTTGAAGTATCCGTTATTGATGGTCCACGGAATGGGCTTCCGTGACAGAAAGCACCTGTGCTACTGGGGCAGGATCCCGAAAACACTGGAGTCGCACGGCGCCAACGTCTTCTTCGGCCACCAGGACGCCGTAGGTTCAGTCGAAGGCAATGCTGACATCATCGCTAAAAGCCTCGACGAGGTCCTCCGAATAACCGGTGCGCCCAAGGTCAATATCCTCGCGCATTCCAAAGGCGGCCTCGAATCAAGATACCTCTTTAATCACGGTTACAGCGACAAGATCGCATCCATCACCACGATCGATACGCCGCACCACGGATCCAAGACCGTTGATTTCCTGATGAAGGCTCCGAAGTGGATGGTCCAAGCTGCCGCCAAAGGCAACGATCTCTGGATGTGGATCTTAGGCGACAGGCATCCTGACAGCATGGCATGCTTTGATATCCTGACAACAAAGACTGCCGAGCAGTTCAATATCGATAACCCCACACCCGGAAACATCCTCTGCCAGAGCTACGGCTTTAAGGTCAAAGGCTCATTTTCCGATTCAGTTTTCTGCTTAACTTATCCTCTGGTCAGAAAATTCGACGGCGACAACGACGGCATGGTCTCCACTGCTTCAATGCGCTGGGCGGATTTTAAGGGCGTGCGCACTTCTACTACTCACAGAGGCATCTCGCACGCAGACGTAGTCGATATGAGACGTATGCGTTTCACGAAAAAATCTCCTTCGGCTGATGACGAAGTCAGTGATATCGTTCCTTTCTATGTTGAAGTTGTAAAGGGATTAAAGGAAAAAGGATATTAA
- a CDS encoding PPP family 3-phenylpropionic acid transporter has product MTSTKKFWTLRYIIINATYFAVYSGIHAYASVFLLEKGFSNTLIGITLALANILSVIFQPFIAGLIDKQGKLTNRNVSMASTALLLIGSVLLLLIKNGIVVIFIIFALIYMVQMVYQPIITAMYFEYEAAGCHIYYGLARGLGSAGFAVTSFFTGRAIGKFGVSILMILDIIFLSIALVVLYFFKKPKVEAPKLEKNEVAHNNLISFIKTYPGFMLFVAAAVCFFFAHNAINDYMIQIITPLGGTEAQMGTAVFIAALLELPTMALIDKIMKKISVKNLLLISGTAFLIKTLLMLLAPNMAVVYISQAMQMFAYAVFIPAGAYFVNQTMARLDQVKGQAYINCSITLGGVFSSLVCGRLLDIKGPHFMLIVSLTVTAIGLVIAFLALKVVAISRKSALK; this is encoded by the coding sequence ATGACAAGCACTAAGAAATTCTGGACACTACGATATATCATCATCAACGCGACATACTTTGCCGTATATAGCGGCATTCATGCGTATGCGTCCGTTTTCCTGCTCGAAAAGGGTTTCTCAAACACTCTTATCGGCATCACACTGGCCCTCGCCAATATCCTGTCCGTTATATTCCAGCCCTTTATTGCCGGCCTTATCGACAAGCAGGGCAAGCTTACCAACCGCAATGTCTCCATGGCATCTACAGCACTCCTGCTCATAGGTTCAGTACTTCTGCTCCTTATTAAGAACGGCATAGTCGTCATCTTCATTATCTTCGCGCTGATCTATATGGTGCAGATGGTCTACCAGCCGATCATTACGGCAATGTATTTCGAATATGAAGCGGCAGGATGCCATATCTACTACGGCCTTGCAAGAGGCCTCGGCTCTGCCGGATTTGCCGTCACTTCGTTCTTTACGGGAAGAGCGATCGGAAAGTTCGGCGTAAGCATCCTCATGATCTTAGACATCATCTTCCTTTCTATTGCGCTGGTCGTACTGTACTTCTTCAAGAAGCCTAAGGTCGAAGCGCCTAAGCTCGAAAAGAACGAAGTCGCGCATAACAACCTCATCAGCTTTATCAAGACTTATCCCGGCTTCATGCTTTTCGTTGCAGCTGCAGTATGTTTCTTCTTTGCGCACAATGCGATCAACGATTACATGATCCAGATAATAACGCCCTTAGGCGGCACTGAAGCACAAATGGGAACTGCCGTATTTATCGCAGCACTTTTAGAGCTCCCTACCATGGCCCTGATAGATAAGATAATGAAGAAGATCTCTGTTAAAAATCTCCTTCTTATTTCAGGCACAGCTTTCCTTATTAAGACTCTCCTCATGCTGTTAGCACCGAATATGGCCGTCGTATATATCAGCCAGGCAATGCAGATGTTCGCCTATGCAGTCTTCATCCCTGCCGGAGCTTATTTCGTAAACCAGACTATGGCAAGACTTGACCAGGTAAAGGGCCAGGCCTATATCAACTGTTCCATAACTTTAGGCGGTGTCTTTTCGAGCCTTGTCTGCGGAAGACTGCTTGATATCAAAGGTCCCCACTTCATGCTGATCGTAAGTCTTACGGTCACTGCAATAGGTCTGGTTATTGCTTTCCTTGCTCTCAAAGTTGTGGCAATCTCGAGGAAAAGCGCTCTTAAATAA